The Caldicellulosiruptoraceae bacterium PP1 genome includes the window ATGATTAAGCGACACAAAGAACTTGGTTTTGAACCAATTTTTGCAGGTGGTGATTGGACATGGGTAGGTCCTGTGCCACACTATAAAATAACTATTCCTAACACTAAGGCAGCTTTAGAAGCTTGCAAAAAAGAAAATATAAAAGAAGTATTTGTGACTCTTTGGGGTGACGATGGGACAGAGTGTAATTATTTGGCTGCAATGCTTGGAATGGTATATTTTGCAGAGCATTGTTATAAAGATGAGGTTGAATCAAATTATTTAGATGAAAGATGCAAAACTTGTACTGGTGTTGGAATGGAAGCATTTTTAGATATAGGAAGATTAAATGAATTAAAAGTAAATGAAGAAGATATCAATTCAAATCCTGCAAAATACCTTTTGTGGCAAGATATATTGTTAGGGTTATTTGATAAATATGTTGAAGGTATAGATACTAAAGCATTTTACTCTAGTTTAAAACAAAGATTAGAAAATTATCTAAAAGAAGGATTACCCAAAGATATATTTTTGGTTCCTAAGCTGATAAGTGAGGTTTTAGAGGTAAAAGGGGATATTGGCGTAAGATTAAAAAAAGCATATGAAAATAATGATAGGCAAACTCTAAAAGAGATTTTAGAAAAGGAACTTAGCTATCTTGAAAACAAAGTTGAAGAATTAAGAATAGCACATTACGAACAATGGATGGGAGTATATAAACCATTTGGCTGGGAAGTAATAGATATAAGATACGGTGGGCTTATTTCAAGAATTAAGACAGCAAAAAGAAGAATTAGTGACTATCTATCTGGGGAGATAGAAAAAATTGAAGAACTAGAGGTGGAGAGATTATATTTTGCTGGTAGAGACAACAAAAAGATATATTGTGAGAGTCTTTATAGCAGAATAGTCACTGCAAATGTTTTTGGACATACTAATATATTCTTATAATTTTTACTTAAAGAAGGAGCTGATATTAATGTACTTCATCACTGAAAGGATAGGCAAAATTGCAGAAGAACTTAGTAGATATATTTACTCAAATAAAATTAGAATAGAAAACTTTTTATTTAAAGAAGGCAATTATAAATCAATACAAGAGGCAGAAACAAATAACAATTGGAATCAATTCACAATTAAACATAGATGGGGCGGTAAAGATAAAAATTTCTGGTTTAAGACTGAATTTAAGTGTCCAAAGGAATTTGAAGGAAAAGAAATAGCAATAATTGTTTATACAAATATGAATGGATGGGATGCAATAAACCCACAATTTTTAGCCTATGTAGATGGTAAGCTCATACAGGCAGTTGATGTTAATCATAGAGAGATATTACTTGGTAGCAACTATAAAGAATCTGATGTCATAAGATTAGATTTACATGCTTACAGTGGGATGATAGATAAGGAATTAGAACTATTTGTTGAATTTGCAATATTTAATAGAGATGTTTTTGATTTATTCTATGATTTATGGGTTCCATTAAAAGCTTGCAACCTTATGCCAAATGATAGTTTAGATAAACAAGGAATTATAAATGCACTAAACAATGCTATTAATATTATAGATTTAAGAAAACCATTTTCGGTTGATTTTTTTAAGTCATGCAAAAAAGCAAGAGAATATCTTTCAAGTGAACTTTATGATAAGTTTTCATCCTATGAGGATATTGTAGCAACATGTATTGGACATACACATATTGATGTTGCTTGGCAATGGACACATGAGCAATCAAGGCAAAAAGCTATAAGGAGCTTTTTAACAGTGCTAAAACTTATGGAAGAATATCCTGATTATCTTTTTATGTCAAGTCAGCCACAGCTTTATAAATTTGTAAAAGAGGATTATCCAGAGGTTTATAAAAGAATAAAAGAAAAGATCAAAGAAGGGAAATGGGAAGCAGAAGGTGCTATGTGGCTTGAGGCAGACTGCAATCTAACATCAGGCGAATCATTAGTAAGACAAATACTTTTTGGAAAAAGATTCTTCAAAGATGAATTTGGTATAGATAATAAGGTACTATGGCTTCCTGATGTATTTGGTTATAGTGCAGCTCTACCACAAATACTTAAAAAATCAGGCGTTGATTACTTTATGACTACAAAGATTAGCTGGAATCAATTCAATAAACTTCCATATGATACCTTTATGTGGAGAGGTATTGATGGAACAGAGGTATTAACACATTTTGTTACAACAAAGGACTATAAAGCATCTGGACATTTTACAACATATAATGGAGAGATTAATCCAAGTCAGATTGCAGGTGCTTGGGAAAGATATCAACAAAAGAATATAAACAATGATGTATTAGTTTGTTTTGGATACGGTGATGGTGGTGGCGGACCAACCAGATCAATGCTCGAGAATGCAAAAAGACTGAAAAATGGATTTGGCTTCTGCCCTAAAGTGAAAATGGGTAAAGTGTTAGACTATTTTGAAAGACTTGATAAGAAGGTCCAGGGGAATAAATATTTACCTAAATGGGTTGGAGAGCTTTACCTTGAATATCATAGAGGTACATATACTTCTATGGCAAGAAACAAGAAATTCAATAGAAAAAGTGAATTTGCATATACTGATGCTGAATTTCTTTCATCTGTTGCTAAGGAATTAGGATTTAATTATCCTCAACAAGAATTGAATAATGGATGGGAAACAATACTTTTAAATCAATTCCATGATATTTTACCAGGTTCATCAATAAAAGAGGTATATGATGTTTCTAAAAAAGAATATGAACAAGTGCTAAAAAAAGCAGATGAAATTAAGATTAATGCTGCAAAACTTATTGCTTCAAATATTGAGACAAAGGATAAATCATTGGTAGTATTCAATACTTTGTCATTTGAATGTTCTCAAACAGTTGAATTTGATTATGAAACAGACAAAGAAGTTTACTTAGTAGATTCCAAAGATAAAAAATATCTTTGTAAACGTATATCCAAAAATAAATTTGTTGCATTATTGGATAAGTTACCACCAAAGGGCTACAAAACGTTTAATATTATTGAAACTAATGAATTATTTCAAACGCATAAAGATTTAGTAGTTGAAAATAATAGGTTGGAAAATAAATACTTCATCATTTTAATAAATGAAAGGGGAGAAATTGAAAGCATATATGACAAAAGAGCTGATAGAGAGGTACTCAAAAAAGGAAAAACTGCAAACAGATTAGTTGCATTTGAAGATAAACCAATGAATTTTGACAATTGGGATATTGATATATATTATACAGAAAAAAGCTGGGATGTAAATCAAGTTGAAAAGGTTGAAGTTGTAGAAACTGATAATATAAGAGGTATTTTACGTATATATAAGACATTCTCTGACTCAAAAATAATACAGGATATAATCATATATCAAGATATACCAAGGATTGATTTTAAAACATATGTAGATTGGAAAGAAAATCAGGTTTTATTAAAAACCTTTTTCCCAGTAGATGTAAATACTTCTAAAGCAACTTTTGAAATACAGTATGGCAACGTTGAAAGGCCAACACATTTCAACACATTATGGGATGTAGCAAGATTTGAGAGTGTTGCTCATAAATGGGTGGATGTTTCTCAAGAAGATTATGGAGCATCTTTATTGAATGATTGTAAGTATGGCCATAGTGTTCATGATAATGAAATTGGTCTTACATTGATAAAGTCTGGGATAGAACCTAATAGAGAAGCTGATAGAGAAGAGCATTATTTTACCTATTCTTTCTATCCACATGAAGGAGATTGGAAAATAGCTAAAACTCACCTAATGGCATACTCATTAAATGTACCACCAGTTGTTATTGTTGAAGAGCCACATAAAGGTATTTTACCGAAAGAGATGTCGTTTATTGAAATAAGCGAAAACAATGTTATTTTGGAAGTTGTAAAAAAGGCAGAGGACTCTGAAGACTTAATATTAAGAGCGTATGAATGCTACAATAAACAAACTAAGGTTAGCTTTAAACTATGGACAGATATAGAATGGGTATCTGAATGTGATCTCTTAGAAAATGAAATAGAAAAAATATCCTCGCAAGGTAATACATTTGAAATCATATTTAAACCTTATGAAATAAAGACATTTAAAATAAGGCTACAAAAATAGATTCTAAAGTGGGGGCTTAAAATCATGCCCCCACTTTAGATAGTTTATTTGATATATAAATGACTAATAATTATTTGAGCCTTTCATTATAAGGGAGCGTGTATTTGTATGTATAAACTAAGCCCCAAAGAAAATGCCATATTAGCACTTAATTTAAAACAACCAGAATATGTACCTACTATGGAATTAGAATTTCAGCTTACTGAGGAGCTTTTTGGCGAGAGATATTATTCTTCACAAGACATGGAAAGGGGATTATCAAAAGACGAAATAATAGACCACAATGCACAGCTATTAGCAAAAGTAGTAGAATATTTTGATTATGCTATAGTAATGCTATGTTATGGGGTTCCCTATTTTTCAGATGAACCTTATGAAAATACACTAATAAAAATGATGAAGAAAACCAAGGAGTATCTTAATAAAGAACGACTATTTATAGCCCATGGTGATGCTACATATGCTATCCCTGATGGTAATTCTATGTTGGAGTTTGTATATAAAATGTTTGACAATCCACAAGAGCTAAAAGAAAATGC containing:
- a CDS encoding alpha-mannosidase, translating into MYFITERIGKIAEELSRYIYSNKIRIENFLFKEGNYKSIQEAETNNNWNQFTIKHRWGGKDKNFWFKTEFKCPKEFEGKEIAIIVYTNMNGWDAINPQFLAYVDGKLIQAVDVNHREILLGSNYKESDVIRLDLHAYSGMIDKELELFVEFAIFNRDVFDLFYDLWVPLKACNLMPNDSLDKQGIINALNNAINIIDLRKPFSVDFFKSCKKAREYLSSELYDKFSSYEDIVATCIGHTHIDVAWQWTHEQSRQKAIRSFLTVLKLMEEYPDYLFMSSQPQLYKFVKEDYPEVYKRIKEKIKEGKWEAEGAMWLEADCNLTSGESLVRQILFGKRFFKDEFGIDNKVLWLPDVFGYSAALPQILKKSGVDYFMTTKISWNQFNKLPYDTFMWRGIDGTEVLTHFVTTKDYKASGHFTTYNGEINPSQIAGAWERYQQKNINNDVLVCFGYGDGGGGPTRSMLENAKRLKNGFGFCPKVKMGKVLDYFERLDKKVQGNKYLPKWVGELYLEYHRGTYTSMARNKKFNRKSEFAYTDAEFLSSVAKELGFNYPQQELNNGWETILLNQFHDILPGSSIKEVYDVSKKEYEQVLKKADEIKINAAKLIASNIETKDKSLVVFNTLSFECSQTVEFDYETDKEVYLVDSKDKKYLCKRISKNKFVALLDKLPPKGYKTFNIIETNELFQTHKDLVVENNRLENKYFIILINERGEIESIYDKRADREVLKKGKTANRLVAFEDKPMNFDNWDIDIYYTEKSWDVNQVEKVEVVETDNIRGILRIYKTFSDSKIIQDIIIYQDIPRIDFKTYVDWKENQVLLKTFFPVDVNTSKATFEIQYGNVERPTHFNTLWDVARFESVAHKWVDVSQEDYGASLLNDCKYGHSVHDNEIGLTLIKSGIEPNREADREEHYFTYSFYPHEGDWKIAKTHLMAYSLNVPPVVIVEEPHKGILPKEMSFIEISENNVILEVVKKAEDSEDLILRAYECYNKQTKVSFKLWTDIEWVSECDLLENEIEKISSQGNTFEIIFKPYEIKTFKIRLQK